From Bacteroidia bacterium, one genomic window encodes:
- a CDS encoding helix-turn-helix domain-containing protein, with protein MENLVFTQLSVQEVRNMLREEVKKALKESPQLQGNQLPEYLTIQELSEMINLAVPSIYGMVHRKQIPYVKRGKKLIFEKSQIEEWLKNGRHKTKQEIDIEAAEHVQRRR; from the coding sequence ATGGAAAATTTAGTTTTTACTCAGCTCTCGGTTCAGGAAGTCCGAAACATGCTTCGTGAAGAAGTCAAAAAAGCCCTAAAGGAATCTCCCCAGCTTCAGGGAAATCAATTACCGGAATATTTAACTATTCAGGAATTATCAGAAATGATAAATCTGGCAGTACCTAGTATTTATGGTATGGTCCATCGAAAACAAATTCCTTATGTAAAAAGGGGCAAAAAACTCATCTTCGAAAAATCACAGATTGAAGAATGGCTAAAAAACGGCAGGCATAAAACCAAACAGGAAATTGACATTGAAGCTGCCGAACATGTTCAAAGAAGAAGGTAA